The Hippea alviniae EP5-r region ACGCAGGAAGAGTTATCAAAGAAGCTAAGAATAGATAAAAGCACAACGGCAAAATCTATAAAGGTTCTTATAAAAAAGGGTTATTTGACAAGAAAGGTTAGCAGGGAAGATAAGAGAGTTCATCTGCTTTATCCAACAGAAAAAGCCATACAGGTTAAGGAAGTTATATTTAAAAGAGCTTTTGAGTGGGATGAAGATGTTCTGCTTAAGGGTTTTAGTGAAGATGAGAAGAGATGTGCATACGATTTGCTTAGAAGAATAACCCAGAACTGCCTTGAATACTTTGAGAAGAAGGAGATGGAAGGATGAGCAAGAAGAAACTTATCGTTTTGGGGATTTTTTTGATTTTTGGTATTGCCACTTTTATCTTTATTCAATACAAAAAAACGCATATTTCAACCGACGATGCATACATAACAAACGATATATACTGGGTTAACCCAAAGGTAAGCGGCACTATTGAGAAGGTGTTTATGGGAGATAACGAGTATGTAAAAAAAGGTAAAGTGCTTGCAGTTATAGACCAGAAGCCTTACAGAATAGCTCTTCAGAGAGCAGAAGCCAATGTATCGCTGTATGAAGCAAAAATAGAAGAAGCAAAAGCGGCTATAGAAGCTGCAAAAGCAGAAGTAAACCTTGTAGTTGCAAAGTTAAAAAAAGCAGAGTGGGATTTTAAAAGGGCAAAAAAGCTGTTCAAAAACAGGGTTATATCAAAAGATGCTTATGAGAAGTATCTAACGAATTACAATGTTTTGAAGGCAACCTTAAAGGCAAAACAGGATGCTCTAAAAAGGGCTGAAGTATCCTTAAATAGCTTAAAAGAAGCTCTAAAAGCGGCAAAAGCAGCCGAGCATCAGGCAGAACTCAATCTCTCCTATACTTACATAAAAGCGCCAGCAGATGGTTTCATAACAAAGAAAAACATAGAAGTTGGCAAGTTTGCATCACCACAGCTGCCTATCTGCGCCATTGTTCCGAAGAGTGGTGCATGGATTGTGGCAAATTACAAAGAGTCTCAAATCGGCAAAATAAAACCAGGTATGAAGGTAAAAATAGAGATAGATGCCTATCCTTCGAAGGAGTTTGAAGGCAGGGTTGCATCAATTCAATACGGAACGGGCGAAGTGTTTTCTCTATTTCCGCCGGAGAATGCATCAGGTAATTGGATAAAGGTTGTCCAAAGAGTGCCGGTAAAGATTGTGTTTGACAAAAAACCAGATGTGCCGTTAAGGGTTGGTATGTCTGTTGAGACAACTGTTCTGGTGAAGTAAATGCAGAAAAATCAGCAGCCCAGCAAGTGGATTATAGCCTTAGCCGTTATACTGCCTACCTTGATGGAGATTGTTGATACAACGATTGTCAATGTTTCACTTCCACACATTCGTGGAGCTTTGAGCATCTCGCTTGATGAGTCAACTTGGGTTTTGACATCCTACATGGTTTCAAACGCCATTATCATACCTATAACAGGCTGGTTAGCTATAAAGTTTGGCAGAAAAAAGTATCTAATGTTCTCTATTTTTGCTTTTACCTTCTTCTCGTTTTTGTGCGGATATGCGCCATCTTTTTACTTTTTGGTTTTGTCAAGGTTTGTTCAGGGTATAGCAGGTGGTGGCTTGCAGCCTTTGTCTCAAGCTATTCTGCTTGAGAGCTTTCCAAAAGAGCAGCGTGGTATGGCAATGGCAATATTTGGTATGGGTGTTGTTGTTGGGCCTATCTTAGGACCTGTGCTTGGTGGTTGGATTACAGATAACTGGGGCTGGAGATGGATATTCTTTATCAATATACCCGTTGGAATACTATCAATACTTCTTATAGAGCTGTTTGTGTTTGACCCGGAGTATCTGAAGAAAGCAAAAGAAAAAATAGAAAGCATAGATTATATGGGACTTGCATTTTTAGCAATTGCCGTTGGAGCATTACAGATTCTGCTTGATAACGCACAGAGAAAGGATTGGTTTGAAAGCAGATTTATAACCACTCTTGCCATAATTTCAGCTGTTGGCTTTATTATGTTTATATACAACGAGCTTAAGGTTGAGCATCCCGTTGTGAATCTTAAAATTTTCAAGGATAGAAACTATTCACTCGGTAATCTTGTTATGTTTTTGGGCTTTTTTGGATTTTTTGGAACAATTGTTCTTCTGCCTTTATACCTTCAAAACCTGATGGGTTATACGGCATTTTTGGCGGGATTGGTGCTCGGACCTGGAGCCTTAACGACCTTAATCGGTATGCCTTTGACGGGAAAACTGCTTGAGAAGGGTTTTGACCCAAGAAAACTGCTTCTTGGAAGTCTAATCATAAATGCTATTGCTATAAACATTATGGCTCATTTCAATCTGCAGGCTGACTTTTGGAATGTTATATACCCACGAGCATTGCAGGGATTTGCTATAGCGCTCTTCTTTGTGCCACTTGCTGCTGCCACATTTGCCAATATCAGCAATGAAGACATGGGTAATGCATCTGGTTTGTTCAACTTCATAAGAAACATAGGTGGAAGCTTTGGAACAGCCATTGTTATGACGATACTTTCAAGAAGAGCCCAGTTTCACCAGAGTAGGCTTGTTGAGAATTTAACGCCGCTGAATGATGGCTTTAACCACACTCTTGATGTCTTATCTTTAAAGCTGCACGATGTAATGCATCAATATGCCGTTATATACAAGGAATTACTGAGACAGGCTTACATGCTTGCCTTCAATGATTCTTTCTATTTCTGTGCCATTCTGTTTGTTGTTCTTATCCCAACTGTTTTCCTTATAAAGAAACCTTCGGGTTCACTTGACATGAGTAAAATGCATTAGAAAAAAATAATGAAAATTATTCAATAAAGTGATATGCTTCTAATCAAAAATAGTGGGAGGGTAAAATGAACATCCAGTATAACTTAAAACCAAAATCAGAAAGAAGAACAGAAGCGTTTAAGCCAGACAAGACTTTGCCCTTTGGTCTTTTAAGGACAGACCACATGTTTGTTATGGATTATGAAGATGGTGAGTGGATTAACCCACGCATAGTGCCGTATTCTCCTATTGAGCTGTCGCCCGGTGCCATAGTTCTTCATTATGCTCAGGCTATTTTTGAAGGTGCAAAGGCATTTATGCACGACGATGGTGAGATTTACACATTCAGGATTGACAAAAACGCAAAAAGAATGAACAGGTCTGCTGATATTCTCTGTATGCCACATATACCAGAAGAGATGCAGATTGAAGCAATACACTCTCTGATTGATGTTGACAGGCTCTGGTTTCCTATTCAAGAAGGTGCATCCTTATATATTAGGCCATTTATGTTTGCAACAGAAGATTCTCTTGGTGTTCATCCAAGTTCGACTTATAAGTTTATGGTTATACTTTCGCCCAGCGGTCCATACTATCCAAAGGGTTTTACAGAACCTATAAAGCTTCTAATAACAAAAAAGTTTCACAGAGTGCCACCGGGTGGAACAGGCTCAGCCAAAGCCGCAGGTAATTATGCTGCATCTCTGCAGGTTGCTGAGTTTGCAAAAAAATTCGGTGCAACGCAGGTTTTGTATCTTGATACAACAAACACCTACATCGAAGAAGCAGGCACAATGAATCATTACCATGTTATGAAGGATGGAACAGTGGTTATACCAGAATTCACCGATACGATTTTAAGGTCTATAACGAGCGAAAGTGTGATGGAGTTGTCCGACAGAATGGGTATAAAGACAAAACAGGAGAGAATTAGGGTTGATGAGTTTATAGAAGGAATAAGAACTGGCGAGATAACAGAAGCAGGTGGATTTGGAACGGCCGCCGTGATTTCGCCTGTTGGTGAGTATGTATTTGAAGATGGAAGCTCTGTTGTTGTAAATGACAACAAGATAGGTGAGATAACAAAAAAGATTTATGAATATTATACGGGACTCCAGACGGGCAAAATTGAAGCGCCAGAAGGCTGGTTGAAAAAGGTAGAAAGAAGAGTATGAAGGTTGCATTAGTTGAGTTTTTGAATGCTGTTCCGCTCTATTATGCTTTGAAAAAGAAGATTGTTGATAACGATTTTGAGTTTATATCAGCCGTGCCGAGTAAGTGTGCACGGCTGCTTTTTGCTAAAAAGGTTGATATTAGCAATGCGTCAATTGTCGAATATGTAAACTCTGAAGATTATCTTCTTCTGCCGGATGGTTGTATCTCAACGACAAGCAGGGTAAAGAGTGTTGTTCTGTTTTTAAAAAAACCACTAAAGCAGGTTAAGGTTGTAAAGCTTGATAAGAACTCAAAGACATCGGTTGCCTTAACGAAGGTTCTCTTTCATTTTAAATACAATATGTCGGTTGATTATGTCTGGGACGGTGAAGCAGATTGCGAGCTTGTAATAGGAGACAATGCTTTAAAAAGATTGAAAACATCAAACGGCACTGTAGTTGATCTTGCAAGAGAGTGGTTTGAGATGACGGGTTTGCCATTTGTATTTGCTGCATGGATTACAAATAGGAAACTATCATCTGATACTGTTGAAAAGTTTGTTAGAGCAAAAGAGAAGGGTAAGCAGTTGATAAACGATATCTGTGAAGAGTCAAGAAGCCTTGTGGGTTATGATGAGTGTAAGAAGTATTTAACAGAAAATATACAGTATGATTTAACCAAAGAGAAACTAAAGGCAATTGAAGAATTTTTAAAGCTTGCTTACTCCTGCAAGGCTATCTCAAATATTAGGCCTTTGCTCTTTAGCTGATTCCACATCTTCAGCAATCTGATGCAGAATACTCTTTATAAAGGTTTGGTATGACAATCCTTTTTTAGCAGCGAGTGTTTTTATCTTTTGCAAATCATCAGCAGGTATTCTTAAAGTTATAGTTTACTTTTCTTCTTTATTGTTTTCTTCAAAATACTTTTTTGCAGCTTTTTTAACTCTTTCAGATTTTTCTCATCGTTTTTGAGTTTACTAAAATCAACATTTTTCCACATCTCGATTATCTCTTTTTCTTCTTCATCTATGTATTTAAATTCTTCATTCATAGCTCACCTCACCTCTGTCGATTAATTTTTTAATTTTTCTGCTTTTGTATGCCGTTTTCAAGATAATTTTATCTTATTTACTTATTTACTTAGGTGAAATCGATGGCATTTTGGTTAAGAGATATTTCGTGTCATCACTTGAGAACTCAACACCTGCACCAGCAAATACGCTTCTTGTTTTCGGATTTAATATCTCATCGACACCGGCAAAGATGTCAAAGTGCCTAAGCCATCTGTATGTTAGCTGAAATTTTGCCTGAACATGTTTATCTCTTATGTCGTTTTCATGATTGAAATCGAAAACATCAAGGCTTGCCTTTAGATTGTCATTTAAGAGATAATAGTCAACACCTGCACCGAAGCGAGACTCTTCTATACCCGCCCTTAAGACAAAATCGTAATACCTTTTGCCCATCATAGCTGTAAATCTGAGCTTGTTGTCTGTGTTCTTTGGATGCTCTGTATGTTCGTAATCCTTTTCGCTTACTATTCCAATTCTGTAAAACTTATCCGGCATCGTGTATATATCAACATTAACAATGCCCTTGTTGTATGAGTCTCTAAAGTTGTGCTGATTTGCTGCATAGATGTTTAGAGCTATCTGGTCGCCTCTTTTTAAGTAATGCTTTATGCTTTTTAATGTCTCGTTGAGATTGTTGTATGCTTCATCGTTGTTTACCAATTTGCCAAGCGTTCCTTTTCCTGTATCAATCTTTGCAAATATGCTGTTTAGATGTTCGCTCGCATTGTCAACATTGTTATATAAGCTCTCATCGACGAGCAGTTTGCCCAATGTTCCTTTTCCATGTCTTAAATCTGCACTCATAAGATAGATATTCTCAAGCGTCTCGTTCAGCTTTTTCATCGCTTCTTTTGCTTCCATTACAGCCAATCTTACATCCTGCTTGTTGTCTTTAAGAATCTCTGCGAGTGTCTGCATAGATTTATTGAAGTTTTCTATAGCCTGTTTTATGTTTTGTCTATTCTCTTCCACAACATCGTTTAAGCGAGAAGAGAGTTTGCTTATCTCTTCTAAAGCCTTTGCAATGTTGTCCCTGTTTTGCTGATTGAATACCTTGTTTATGTTTGTTATTAGTGTTCCTAAGTCGGTTGGAGAAACGGTTTTTGCTATAAATTCTCCATTTTGAAGATACTCGTTTGAGTGTCCGTATTTGATTTCCAGTGTTTTCTCGCCTAAAAGGCTTTTGCTTGCAATTACGGCTATTGAATCCTTAGGTATTTTATACTGTTTGTATATCTCAAGCTCAACAATAGCTTTGCCATTCCTTAATCCAATGTTCTTTATATATCCGACATCGACGCCGGCAACCTTGACCTTCGTGTTGACATCTAAACCGTTTACATTGTTGAATGCTGCATACAGGGTGTATGTGGGCTTTTTCTTTAGTGAAAATTTACCCATTTGTGTCGTTAACCACCCAAGAACAACCAGAATGGCCAATATAAAGATGCCTACAATAACTTCAACTTTTCTATTACTCATGGCTCTCTCCTACATAATAACTCTCTAAGAACTCTTTTACAATAGGGTTGTTTGAATTTTTTATCTGCTCTGCATCACCAAACTCAATTATTTTTCCTTCATGTAAGAAGCCTATTCTATCGGCAATTTTGAATGTTAAAGCAAGGTCGTGGCTTATGATAAAGCAGGTTGTATTTAATGTCTGTTGCATATTTTTTATCAGTTTTGCTATCGACATTGCCGTTATCGGGTCAAGACCTGTCGTAGGTTCGTCAAAGAATATTATCTTTGGATTCGTTATGATTGCCCTTGCAAGCCCAACCCTTTTCTTCATACCGCCGGATAGTTCACTTGGAAGCTTGTTCTCTATATCATGCAGTTCGACAAGTGAGAGTGCTTCTTTTACCTTATCTTTTAGCTCTTTTTTGTTTTTTATGAGTTTTCTCTCAATTAAAGGAAAGGCTATGTTTTCAAAGACGGTTAAAGAGTCAAACAAAGCTGCTTCCTGAAACAGGACACCGAAATTCAGTCTTATTCTCTTTAACTCATCATAGCGAATCTTTGTTATATCTTTGCCTTCAACAATAATGCTGCCCTTGTTGGGTTTTAAAAGTCCTATGATGTTTTTCAAAAGCACGCTCTTGCCTGCACCACTTTTGCCTATTATTACCGTTATTTTGCCTTTCTCTATGTTAAGGTTTAGCTCATCTAAAACCTTCTGGTTATAGAAGTTCACACTCAAATCTTTTACTTCAATCATCAGAATAGAAACGCCGTCAAAAAGTAATCAGCCACAAGCACAGAGATGCTTGCAGCGACAACAGCCTTTGTTGTTGATATACCAACACCCTTTGAACCGCCCTTTGTCGTGATACCCATATAACAGCCAATAAGCGAGATAATAAAGCCAAACACAGCAGCCTTTATAAGTCCATATGTTAAATCCGTCATCTCTATGTAAATTTGAATGTTTTTAACATAAACCGTTGGGTTTAGGTGCAAAATGCCCATACCTACAAGATAGCCACCCAGATTGCCGACAGCATTTGACAGTATAACTAAAGCTGGCAACATTACTGTTGTCGCTATTATGCGTGGTGCAACAAGCAGATTTATTGGATTTACCGCCATCACTTCCAAAGCATCTATCTGCTGTGTTACTTTCATCGTGCCAAGTTCTGCTGCCATAGCTGAGACATTTCTTGCAACAATCATCAAAGCCGTCAGAACAGGTGATAGCTCTCTTCCCAATGATACAGCAACCGTGTATCCTATCATACCTTCGGCACCAAACTTGTGAAATCCATGATAAATCTGTAAAACTTCAACCATTCCAACGAACATGGAAGTTAAAAATACTATCAATGTCGATTTAACACCAATTGAATACATCTGCTCAAATGTGGCGTGAATTCTCGGTTTTTCAAATATGGATTTTGCAAAATTCAATAAAAGAACGGCTATTCCGCCGAGTTCGGATATAAAGTTTATAACAGCTCTTCCAATTAAAGCAAAAATTTCCATTATCTTCTATAAACCCTTTTAACCCTTATACTTTTTCCAATGTTTGTTAAAATCTCATACGGGATTGTGCCGCTTTTTTCTGCAAGCTCATAAGCCGTTAAATCTTCATTCATTATGATCACCGTGTCAGATACATTGGCTTCAACATCACTCAAATCACACATGAACATGTCCATACATATTGTTCCAACCTGTTTTACCTTTTTACCGTTTACTATGCAGTGCATTCTGTTTGACAAGCTTCTAAAGAGCCCGTCAGCATAACCAAAGGCGACAACACCAACCTTCATATCTTTATCCGCCACAAATGTCCTTCCATAACTGATACCTTCACCCTTTCTTAGGGTATGAATGTTTATCAGTTGAGATTGTATCTCTAATACAGGTTTTAAGTCAACGCTATTTTTAAGCTCTAAGCTTGGAGCGTATCCATACATGAAAAGCCCGGGCCTTACGCAGTTTAGATGCGTTCTTTTTGATGAGATTATTGCACCTGAGTTTGCTATATGTTTGAGTTTTACCATTATACCCTTATCTTCAAACGCCTTTATTATCCTTTCAAACCTGTTTAACTGCTCTTCTGTCCACTCAAAGTCGCTTTCGGAATCAGAGAAGTGAGACATAATTCCATCTATGTTTAAATAGTCGGCATTTTTTATACATACATTAATCGCCTTCTCAACTTCTTCTTCCCTTATGCCCAACCTTGCCATTCCTGTATCAAACTTTAGATGAACCTTTATACTTTTTCCTTTGCTTTTTGCAAACTCTATAATTCTTTCAAGCAGAAATAGACTATGAACAACAGGCGTTATTTCAAACTCGTCCATCATATTCAAGTCAAACGAATCGACACAGCTCATTGCGAGTATCGGTTGTGTTATGCCCTTCTTTCTCAACATGACACCTTCTTTTATGTGGGCTATACCAAGATATGCAACCTGAGAGTAATTTGTAAGTTCTCGCGCTATTCTTACAATGCCATGCCCATAGGCATCAGCTTTTATTACAGGTATTATCGATACTTTTTTGCCTATCAGTTTTATAAGCTGACTTAAGTTATAGTGAAAGTTATCAAGATGGACAATAGACTTACTGTGAAAATTAATCATCCCGAAGAAGTATATAAATAAACAGGATATATATCAAAGAATTTTTACATGCCTAAGTAGGCTTTTCTTATCTCTGGGTCGCTTAATATCTCTTCAGGTTTTGCCTGTTTTTCTATTTTTCCTAAGGCAAGCACATACATGCGTTGTGCGATCTCTGATGCTTTATTTGCATTCTGTTCTGCAAGCAGTATCGTTATGCCCGATTTGTGTAATTCGCTTAGTATCTCAAACACAAAATCAACAAGCTTAGGCATCAGGCCAAGAGAAATCTCATCAACCATAAGGAGCTTTGGTTTTGACATTAATGCCCTGCCTAAGGCAAGCATCTGTCTTTCTCCACCAGATAGGGTTCCTGCAAGCTGGCTGTTTCTCTCTTTTAGGCGTGGAAATAGAGTGTAAACATGTTCGAGTCTTTCTCTTATCTTTGCCTTATCCTTTTCATGATATACGGCAAGAAGAAGGTTGCCTTCTGTTGTTATTTTGGGAAATACTCTTGCGCCTTCGGGAACAAACGATATACCAAGCTGAGCCCTTTTATGGGCTGCAAGGCTTGATATCTCTTCTCCTTCAAACTCTATATTGCCGCTTTTCTGCTTTAGAAGACCTATGATTGTCTTTAGAAGTGTGCTTTTGCCTGCCCCATTTGCACCTATTATGGCAACACATTCGCCTTCTTTGACTTCTATTGATACATCTTCAACCGCTTTTATGCTTTTGTAATTTACCGTTAAATGTTCAACCTTTAGCATAGCTTTTCCCTAAATACGCTTCTATGACTTCTTTGTTGTTCACTATCTCTTCTGGTTTTCCTTCTGCTATCTTTTTGCCATAGTTTATAACCATAACCCTTTTGCTTAAATCCATAATAACGGGCATGTGGTGTTCTATGATGATTATTGTCATACCTTGACTATTCAAGTTTAAAACCAGTCTCTTTATTTCGTCCATTTCAGAGAAACTAAGTCCAGAAAAAGACTCATCAAGCAGGATAACTTCAGGGTTTAAGGCTAAAGCTCGTGCTATCTCAAGTCTTCTCTGATAACCCAAAGGAAGCTCGCCAGCTATTCTATCTTTTAAATCTTCTAATCCGGTATTTTTCAGTATCTCTTCTATTTTTTCGGTAATTTTTCTGTTCTTTCTTAGTAAAAATTTACCAAAAGGCTTATCATAGAATCTAAACCCGTAGGCTACTGCAACATTATCAAATACACTCAAACTTGAAAACGGCCTTACAACCTGAAATGTTCTTGCTATGCCTATTTTTGCCCTTTGAAAGGCTTTGAGTTTTGTTATGTCTTTATCTTTGAAGATAATTTTTCCTGCTGTTGGCTTTATTGTTC contains the following coding sequences:
- a CDS encoding MlaE family ABC transporter permease — encoded protein: MEIFALIGRAVINFISELGGIAVLLLNFAKSIFEKPRIHATFEQMYSIGVKSTLIVFLTSMFVGMVEVLQIYHGFHKFGAEGMIGYTVAVSLGRELSPVLTALMIVARNVSAMAAELGTMKVTQQIDALEVMAVNPINLLVAPRIIATTVMLPALVILSNAVGNLGGYLVGMGILHLNPTVYVKNIQIYIEMTDLTYGLIKAAVFGFIISLIGCYMGITTKGGSKGVGISTTKAVVAASISVLVADYFLTAFLF
- a CDS encoding MarR family winged helix-turn-helix transcriptional regulator; the encoded protein is MKREPLGKWISILYRHSMMYANEFLKDYEINAGQLPFFINIIENPGITQEELSKKLRIDKSTTAKSIKVLIKKGYLTRKVSREDKRVHLLYPTEKAIQVKEVIFKRAFEWDEDVLLKGFSEDEKRCAYDLLRRITQNCLEYFEKKEMEG
- a CDS encoding DHA2 family efflux MFS transporter permease subunit translates to MQKNQQPSKWIIALAVILPTLMEIVDTTIVNVSLPHIRGALSISLDESTWVLTSYMVSNAIIIPITGWLAIKFGRKKYLMFSIFAFTFFSFLCGYAPSFYFLVLSRFVQGIAGGGLQPLSQAILLESFPKEQRGMAMAIFGMGVVVGPILGPVLGGWITDNWGWRWIFFINIPVGILSILLIELFVFDPEYLKKAKEKIESIDYMGLAFLAIAVGALQILLDNAQRKDWFESRFITTLAIISAVGFIMFIYNELKVEHPVVNLKIFKDRNYSLGNLVMFLGFFGFFGTIVLLPLYLQNLMGYTAFLAGLVLGPGALTTLIGMPLTGKLLEKGFDPRKLLLGSLIINAIAINIMAHFNLQADFWNVIYPRALQGFAIALFFVPLAAATFANISNEDMGNASGLFNFIRNIGGSFGTAIVMTILSRRAQFHQSRLVENLTPLNDGFNHTLDVLSLKLHDVMHQYAVIYKELLRQAYMLAFNDSFYFCAILFVVLIPTVFLIKKPSGSLDMSKMH
- a CDS encoding ABC transporter ATP-binding protein, which gives rise to MVSFEKVLKVDSITQMFGGLKAIDNVSFYAKKGEIFGIVGPNGAGKTTLFNIISGTIKPTAGKIIFKDKDITKLKAFQRAKIGIARTFQVVRPFSSLSVFDNVAVAYGFRFYDKPFGKFLLRKNRKITEKIEEILKNTGLEDLKDRIAGELPLGYQRRLEIARALALNPEVILLDESFSGLSFSEMDEIKRLVLNLNSQGMTIIIIEHHMPVIMDLSKRVMVINYGKKIAEGKPEEIVNNKEVIEAYLGKSYAKG
- a CDS encoding branched-chain amino acid aminotransferase yields the protein MNIQYNLKPKSERRTEAFKPDKTLPFGLLRTDHMFVMDYEDGEWINPRIVPYSPIELSPGAIVLHYAQAIFEGAKAFMHDDGEIYTFRIDKNAKRMNRSADILCMPHIPEEMQIEAIHSLIDVDRLWFPIQEGASLYIRPFMFATEDSLGVHPSSTYKFMVILSPSGPYYPKGFTEPIKLLITKKFHRVPPGGTGSAKAAGNYAASLQVAEFAKKFGATQVLYLDTTNTYIEEAGTMNHYHVMKDGTVVIPEFTDTILRSITSESVMELSDRMGIKTKQERIRVDEFIEGIRTGEITEAGGFGTAAVISPVGEYVFEDGSSVVVNDNKIGEITKKIYEYYTGLQTGKIEAPEGWLKKVERRV
- the alr gene encoding alanine racemase, producing the protein MINFHSKSIVHLDNFHYNLSQLIKLIGKKVSIIPVIKADAYGHGIVRIARELTNYSQVAYLGIAHIKEGVMLRKKGITQPILAMSCVDSFDLNMMDEFEITPVVHSLFLLERIIEFAKSKGKSIKVHLKFDTGMARLGIREEEVEKAINVCIKNADYLNIDGIMSHFSDSESDFEWTEEQLNRFERIIKAFEDKGIMVKLKHIANSGAIISSKRTHLNCVRPGLFMYGYAPSLELKNSVDLKPVLEIQSQLINIHTLRKGEGISYGRTFVADKDMKVGVVAFGYADGLFRSLSNRMHCIVNGKKVKQVGTICMDMFMCDLSDVEANVSDTVIIMNEDLTAYELAEKSGTIPYEILTNIGKSIRVKRVYRR
- a CDS encoding MlaD family protein, translating into MSNRKVEVIVGIFILAILVVLGWLTTQMGKFSLKKKPTYTLYAAFNNVNGLDVNTKVKVAGVDVGYIKNIGLRNGKAIVELEIYKQYKIPKDSIAVIASKSLLGEKTLEIKYGHSNEYLQNGEFIAKTVSPTDLGTLITNINKVFNQQNRDNIAKALEEISKLSSRLNDVVEENRQNIKQAIENFNKSMQTLAEILKDNKQDVRLAVMEAKEAMKKLNETLENIYLMSADLRHGKGTLGKLLVDESLYNNVDNASEHLNSIFAKIDTGKGTLGKLVNNDEAYNNLNETLKSIKHYLKRGDQIALNIYAANQHNFRDSYNKGIVNVDIYTMPDKFYRIGIVSEKDYEHTEHPKNTDNKLRFTAMMGKRYYDFVLRAGIEESRFGAGVDYYLLNDNLKASLDVFDFNHENDIRDKHVQAKFQLTYRWLRHFDIFAGVDEILNPKTRSVFAGAGVEFSSDDTKYLLTKMPSISPK
- a CDS encoding HlyD family secretion protein; this encodes MSKKKLIVLGIFLIFGIATFIFIQYKKTHISTDDAYITNDIYWVNPKVSGTIEKVFMGDNEYVKKGKVLAVIDQKPYRIALQRAEANVSLYEAKIEEAKAAIEAAKAEVNLVVAKLKKAEWDFKRAKKLFKNRVISKDAYEKYLTNYNVLKATLKAKQDALKRAEVSLNSLKEALKAAKAAEHQAELNLSYTYIKAPADGFITKKNIEVGKFASPQLPICAIVPKSGAWIVANYKESQIGKIKPGMKVKIEIDAYPSKEFEGRVASIQYGTGEVFSLFPPENASGNWIKVVQRVPVKIVFDKKPDVPLRVGMSVETTVLVK
- a CDS encoding ABC transporter ATP-binding protein; translation: MLKVEHLTVNYKSIKAVEDVSIEVKEGECVAIIGANGAGKSTLLKTIIGLLKQKSGNIEFEGEEISSLAAHKRAQLGISFVPEGARVFPKITTEGNLLLAVYHEKDKAKIRERLEHVYTLFPRLKERNSQLAGTLSGGERQMLALGRALMSKPKLLMVDEISLGLMPKLVDFVFEILSELHKSGITILLAEQNANKASEIAQRMYVLALGKIEKQAKPEEILSDPEIRKAYLGM
- a CDS encoding menaquinone biosynthetic enzyme MqnA/MqnD family protein; protein product: MKVALVEFLNAVPLYYALKKKIVDNDFEFISAVPSKCARLLFAKKVDISNASIVEYVNSEDYLLLPDGCISTTSRVKSVVLFLKKPLKQVKVVKLDKNSKTSVALTKVLFHFKYNMSVDYVWDGEADCELVIGDNALKRLKTSNGTVVDLAREWFEMTGLPFVFAAWITNRKLSSDTVEKFVRAKEKGKQLINDICEESRSLVGYDECKKYLTENIQYDLTKEKLKAIEEFLKLAYSCKAISNIRPLLFS
- a CDS encoding ABC transporter ATP-binding protein, with protein sequence MIEVKDLSVNFYNQKVLDELNLNIEKGKITVIIGKSGAGKSVLLKNIIGLLKPNKGSIIVEGKDITKIRYDELKRIRLNFGVLFQEAALFDSLTVFENIAFPLIERKLIKNKKELKDKVKEALSLVELHDIENKLPSELSGGMKKRVGLARAIITNPKIIFFDEPTTGLDPITAMSIAKLIKNMQQTLNTTCFIISHDLALTFKIADRIGFLHEGKIIEFGDAEQIKNSNNPIVKEFLESYYVGESHE